The Nostoc sp. PCC 7524 nucleotide sequence TTTATTAACCCTGATATTGATTGGTGGTTAAGTTCAGAGAATGTAGATTTAACTTGGAAGGTAGATAAAGAGTGTAAAACAGGTGAAAGACAAGCATTACCTTTACATAAAGAATGGATTGATGAATTTGATTTAAGAAATCCGAAATATTTAGAGATGTTAGCAACAGCAATTAGTAAAAAAGATAAAAGTAATCATGCAGAGATAACTGCTTTAACACAGCGAGTTAGTTGGTGGTTTCGCAAAATCGGCTTAGATTTCAAGCCTTATGATTTACGTCACGCCTGGGCAATTCGAGCGCATATTTTAGGTATACCAATCAAAGCGGCGGCAGATAATTTAGGGCATAGTGTGCAAGTGCATACCCAAACCTATCAGCGTTGGTTTTCGCTAGATATGCGTAAGTTGGCGATTAATCAGGCGTTGACTAAGAGGAATGAAATTGAAGTTATTAAAGAGGAGAATGCTAAGTTGAGAATGGAGAATGAAAGGTTGAAGCTGGAGGTTGAAAAGTTAAAGATGGAGTTAGTTTATAAACAGAGTTAAAGTTGTTTAGAAAACAACAATAGAACGCTAAGTTAAAGCAAATTCAATCATTGGAAAAAATCAACAAAGTCACATTTGATAAGTGTAAACAGAAATTTATTGGCATAGTTTGATGTGTGTTTTTATTGTGCTAATTTGATTTTTGATGCGAATCTAGAAGTAAATATAATAAATATCTTGACTACTTTTCGACACTTACCTGCTTGACTATCTCTAATGGTAAATCTAATGCTTCAGCAATTTGCTCATCACTTAAACCAAAATGTCTCAATTTGTCAATTTTTTTGGCATAAGCTTGATTTTTGCTATCTTGTACTGACTTAGGAATATCATAATTGCAATTATTTGATTTAGTTTTAGGTTGTTTCCAACCAAAATTTATACAGCCAATTATATTACTTTCAATTCTACTATTATCACCTAGAGAGATATTGATATTTCGTTGACGTTCTAGAACTGATTTAAGATTACCTTTATCAACTGGCTCATCAAAAATATCAGATAACATTTGCAAAAGTTCATACCCTACATCCTTGGCATGACCAGGACTACAGTTAAAAGCGTCTGCTATGTCTGAATAAGTTTGATACTTTAGTGTTCCCTCAATCACTCCACGCTGCAAGTCATTCAGATGCTTACCTGTCTTATGGTAAACAGCGTCATCCACAAATTGTAATAGCTCCTGAACTTGCATATACGTTAATGTAAACTTTCACAAAGCATTTTAGCAGAGATTAACCGTATTTTTCCGTCTTATTGCTAATTTTTTTACTATCCGCTCTTTTCCGCTTTTTTCATTCAAGTAACTATTTTAGGATACAAATAAGCAAATAAAGTAGGGTGTTTCTACTCAATAGAGGATGAATGTATAACCTTTTCATCCATACAGTTGAGATATGAATATGAGTCTAAAATGAATGTTTTTGGAGAAAATATGCCTGAAAGACTTGTTATAGATACATCAATGAGTTATGAAGCTGGATTAGTTGGTATAAGTGGTGATGAAAGCCATCCTTATAACGGAAAAAAAATTACCAGGATTGAATTCAATAAAAATGTTAAATCAGTACCCTCGGTTAAAGTTTTAGGTGTTTCTGTTCCTGGTGCTGGCCGTGGTGATGCTCATGTTGCTGAAACAACCGCATCACATATTCGAGTTCACTACTGGCTTGATGCTGGAACAAAATTAACGTATAACTTAAAAGTTTGGCTGAGTGATGAATAACTTGAAAGTTATAAAACTTATTTTATTGTGAAACGTGTTAGCAATGTTTATAAAAACATTGCCGATGCTTAATTTCAGTTAGTTATTAGTTTATTACAAAACAAAAAGGAGCTAGAGGAATGAAAGTTTGGCAAATTATTTTACTTGTCTTCTTAGCAGGAGGAGGTGGCGCGCTTTACGATCTGATAATTTGTGGCGATCCAGTTCCTATATTTCCTGAACAACAATCTTGTAGTAACTAGCAAGCCAGTAGGGTGCGTCAGCTTGAGTGGATGATTTCATCACGAAAATGAATATATGCTGACGCACCCTACAATATATGGGTTATTCACGACCGATATTGTCTGGTATATTTGGTGTTTGAACTGTACCCCAATCTTCTGAATAAATTCCTTGTTTAACAAAACGGTGAAAACTTGAATATTGCCATTCTTTGGGAGACTGACATAAACCATGTTTGACAGGATTGTAATGAATATAATCGCAATGGTTAGCAAAATCTTTTTCATCTCTAATTAAATGTTCCCAATATCGCCTTTGCCATAAATTACTTTCTTGGCGTTTTTGGCGAGATTCACTAATCTCTGCTGTTATGTTTAACTGTTCTGCACAACTTTGGGTAACAAAGCTTTTAATTAATCGCCAACGGATAGCATAATTACTATCATTTTCTGGTAAAGTACAGATACAATGAATATGTTCTGGTAAAAGGGCGATCGCATCCAGAGAGAAAGGATAAAGTTGCTGAACTCGCCTAATAGCCTTTCTCAAATTTTCTCTTCCTATATCGCTACATAACCAAGGGATTCTTTGGTAAGTTACCTGTGTAAAAAAGAAAGTACCCCCAGACGTTATGACTCTGCGATAATTAGACATAGTTCAGTATATTATCTCAGTATTATTTCATTTTAAGCGCAAAAATTTTAACTACCACTAATGTGAGGTGCGTCAGCCTGGGTATACTATTTCATCATCAACATCAATTCATGCTGACGCACCCTACAGAATCTTACTGATACCAGTAGCGATTAATCAGGCGTTGACTTAGAGGATGATTTTCCTGATTTACTCATGCAGTGATATAATTCAAGAAATTTATTTCTATCTTGAAGGATATTAGCAATTAAATGCTAGAAAAGGTTGTACTTCATAATTTTAAGAGTCATAAATATACAGAACTTAATTTTGATAGTTCCCGATTATATGGGCTGGTAGGTAAAAATAGTGCTGGTAAGACATCGGTGCTGCAAGCATTGCATAATCTTAGTAGGCTTGCTAATTTTGATTCATCATTTGCCAGAATATTTCAACATGACAAATCTCCTC carries:
- a CDS encoding REP-associated tyrosine transposase — encoded protein: MSNYRRVITSGGTFFFTQVTYQRIPWLCSDIGRENLRKAIRRVQQLYPFSLDAIALLPEHIHCICTLPENDSNYAIRWRLIKSFVTQSCAEQLNITAEISESRQKRQESNLWQRRYWEHLIRDEKDFANHCDYIHYNPVKHGLCQSPKEWQYSSFHRFVKQGIYSEDWGTVQTPNIPDNIGRE